A window from Chryseobacterium vaccae encodes these proteins:
- a CDS encoding type B 50S ribosomal protein L31: MKNGIHPENYRLVVFKDMSNDEVFLCKSTAETKDTIEYEGQEYPLIKMEISSTSHPFYTGKVKLVDTAGRVDKFMNKYKKFAK, translated from the coding sequence ATGAAAAACGGAATTCACCCAGAAAATTATAGACTTGTTGTTTTCAAAGATATGAGTAACGACGAGGTGTTTCTTTGCAAGTCCACTGCAGAAACAAAAGACACTATCGAGTACGAAGGACAGGAGTATCCTCTAATCAAGATGGAAATCTCTTCAACTTCTCACCCTTTCTACACTGGTAAAGTGAAGTTAGTTGACACTGCAGGTAGAGTTGATAAGTTCATGAACAAATACAAAAAATTCGCTAAGTAA